The Oncorhynchus tshawytscha isolate Ot180627B linkage group LG20, Otsh_v2.0, whole genome shotgun sequence genome has a window encoding:
- the lhx3 gene encoding LIM/homeobox protein Lhx3 isoform X1 — MDGHNEQNSPNGAPNNTEILFALLAQSEELRKEIPVCAGCNQHIVDRFILKVLDRHWHSKCLKCSDCQSQLADKCFSRGDSVYCKEDFFKRFGTKCAACQQGIPPTQVVRRAQDFVYHLHCFACIVCKRQLATGDEYYLMEDSRLVCKADYETAKQREADSTAKRPRTTITAKQLETLKNAYNNSPKPARHVREQLSSETGLDMRVVQVWFQNRRAKEKRLKKDAGRQRWGQYFRNMKRSRGSSKSDKDSIQEEGMDSDAEVSFTDEPPMSELSHSNGIYSGLSESSPAMGGSHGPFPLEHGVLPSQDQYRDIRSSSPYGLPQSPGSLQALPRHQPLISSLVYPDSGLSIMTQGGAPGLNPGMRGVLGGTNGPSSDLSTGSSGGYPDFPASPASWLDEVDHGQF, encoded by the exons ATGGATGGACATAATGAACAGAACTCTCCAAATGGAGCACCGAATAACACGGAGATACTGTTTGCCTTGCTGGCCCAGAGCGAGGAATTACGTAAAG AAATTCCTGTATGCGCTGGCTGTAATCAACACATCGTGGACCGCTTCATCCTCAAAGTGCTGGACCGCCATTGGCACAGCAAGTGCCTGAAATGCAGCGACTGCCAATCCCAACTAGCAGACAAGTGCTTCAGCCGGGGAGATAGCGTTTACTGCAAAGAAGACTTTTTTAA GAGATTTGGGACCAAATGCGCCGCGTGTCAGCAAGGTATTCCTCCAACGCAGGTGGTGAGAAGGGCACAGGATTTCGTATACCACCTGCACTGCTTCGCGTGCATCGTGTGCAAGAGGCAGCTCGCGACAGGTGACGAGTACTACCTGATGGAGGACAGCAGGCTCGTGTGCAAGGCTGACTACGAGACCGCCAAACAGCGAG AAGCTGACTCAACAGCGAAAAGGCCACGAACGACCATCACAGCGAAACAGCTCGAGACCCTGAAAAACGCTTACAACAACTCTCCCAAACCGGCCCGACACGTACGAGAACAGCTATCGTCAGAAACTGGCCTAGATATGCGGGTTGTTCAG GTCTGGTTTCAGAACAGGCGAGCAAAAGAGAAGAGGCTAAAGAAGGATGCAGGCAGACAGAGGTGGGGACAGTACTTCCGCAACATGAAGAGGTCGCGAGGTAGTTCCAAATCAGACAAGGACAGCATCCAGGAGGAGGGCATGGACAGCGACGCTGAGGTCTCCTTTACAG ACGAGCCACCCATGTCGGAGCTCAGTCACTCCAATGGCATCTACAGCGGCCTGAGCGAGTCGTCTCCAGCCATGGGGGGCAGCCACGGCCCCTTCCCCCTGGAGCATGGAGTCCTCCCCTCTCAGGACCAGTACCGTGACATCCGCTCCAGCAGCCCCTACGGCCTACCCCAGTCCCCAGGTTCGCTTCAGGCACTGCCCAGGCACCAGCCCCTCATCTCCAGCCTGGTCTACCCTGACTCCGGCCTGTCAATCATGACCCAAGGTGGGGCCCCGGGGCTAAACCCAGGCATGAGAGGAGTGTTGGGGGGCACTAACGGCCCTAGCTCAGATCTGTCCACTGGCAGCAGTGGGGGCTACCCAGACTTCCCAGCGAGTCCAGCTTCCTGGTTGGATGAAGTGGACCACGGACAGTTTTGA
- the lhx3 gene encoding LIM/homeobox protein Lhx3 isoform X2, translated as MDGHNEQNSPNGAPNNTEILFALLAQSEELRKEIPVCAGCNQHIVDRFILKVLDRHWHSKCLKCSDCQSQLADKCFSRGDSVYCKEDFFKFGTKCAACQQGIPPTQVVRRAQDFVYHLHCFACIVCKRQLATGDEYYLMEDSRLVCKADYETAKQREADSTAKRPRTTITAKQLETLKNAYNNSPKPARHVREQLSSETGLDMRVVQVWFQNRRAKEKRLKKDAGRQRWGQYFRNMKRSRGSSKSDKDSIQEEGMDSDAEVSFTDEPPMSELSHSNGIYSGLSESSPAMGGSHGPFPLEHGVLPSQDQYRDIRSSSPYGLPQSPGSLQALPRHQPLISSLVYPDSGLSIMTQGGAPGLNPGMRGVLGGTNGPSSDLSTGSSGGYPDFPASPASWLDEVDHGQF; from the exons ATGGATGGACATAATGAACAGAACTCTCCAAATGGAGCACCGAATAACACGGAGATACTGTTTGCCTTGCTGGCCCAGAGCGAGGAATTACGTAAAG AAATTCCTGTATGCGCTGGCTGTAATCAACACATCGTGGACCGCTTCATCCTCAAAGTGCTGGACCGCCATTGGCACAGCAAGTGCCTGAAATGCAGCGACTGCCAATCCCAACTAGCAGACAAGTGCTTCAGCCGGGGAGATAGCGTTTACTGCAAAGAAGACTTTTTTAA ATTTGGGACCAAATGCGCCGCGTGTCAGCAAGGTATTCCTCCAACGCAGGTGGTGAGAAGGGCACAGGATTTCGTATACCACCTGCACTGCTTCGCGTGCATCGTGTGCAAGAGGCAGCTCGCGACAGGTGACGAGTACTACCTGATGGAGGACAGCAGGCTCGTGTGCAAGGCTGACTACGAGACCGCCAAACAGCGAG AAGCTGACTCAACAGCGAAAAGGCCACGAACGACCATCACAGCGAAACAGCTCGAGACCCTGAAAAACGCTTACAACAACTCTCCCAAACCGGCCCGACACGTACGAGAACAGCTATCGTCAGAAACTGGCCTAGATATGCGGGTTGTTCAG GTCTGGTTTCAGAACAGGCGAGCAAAAGAGAAGAGGCTAAAGAAGGATGCAGGCAGACAGAGGTGGGGACAGTACTTCCGCAACATGAAGAGGTCGCGAGGTAGTTCCAAATCAGACAAGGACAGCATCCAGGAGGAGGGCATGGACAGCGACGCTGAGGTCTCCTTTACAG ACGAGCCACCCATGTCGGAGCTCAGTCACTCCAATGGCATCTACAGCGGCCTGAGCGAGTCGTCTCCAGCCATGGGGGGCAGCCACGGCCCCTTCCCCCTGGAGCATGGAGTCCTCCCCTCTCAGGACCAGTACCGTGACATCCGCTCCAGCAGCCCCTACGGCCTACCCCAGTCCCCAGGTTCGCTTCAGGCACTGCCCAGGCACCAGCCCCTCATCTCCAGCCTGGTCTACCCTGACTCCGGCCTGTCAATCATGACCCAAGGTGGGGCCCCGGGGCTAAACCCAGGCATGAGAGGAGTGTTGGGGGGCACTAACGGCCCTAGCTCAGATCTGTCCACTGGCAGCAGTGGGGGCTACCCAGACTTCCCAGCGAGTCCAGCTTCCTGGTTGGATGAAGTGGACCACGGACAGTTTTGA
- the lhx3 gene encoding LIM/homeobox protein Lhx3 isoform X4, which produces MQKIPVCAGCNQHIVDRFILKVLDRHWHSKCLKCSDCQSQLADKCFSRGDSVYCKEDFFKRFGTKCAACQQGIPPTQVVRRAQDFVYHLHCFACIVCKRQLATGDEYYLMEDSRLVCKADYETAKQREADSTAKRPRTTITAKQLETLKNAYNNSPKPARHVREQLSSETGLDMRVVQVWFQNRRAKEKRLKKDAGRQRWGQYFRNMKRSRGSSKSDKDSIQEEGMDSDAEVSFTDEPPMSELSHSNGIYSGLSESSPAMGGSHGPFPLEHGVLPSQDQYRDIRSSSPYGLPQSPGSLQALPRHQPLISSLVYPDSGLSIMTQGGAPGLNPGMRGVLGGTNGPSSDLSTGSSGGYPDFPASPASWLDEVDHGQF; this is translated from the exons ATGCAAA AAATTCCTGTATGCGCTGGCTGTAATCAACACATCGTGGACCGCTTCATCCTCAAAGTGCTGGACCGCCATTGGCACAGCAAGTGCCTGAAATGCAGCGACTGCCAATCCCAACTAGCAGACAAGTGCTTCAGCCGGGGAGATAGCGTTTACTGCAAAGAAGACTTTTTTAA GAGATTTGGGACCAAATGCGCCGCGTGTCAGCAAGGTATTCCTCCAACGCAGGTGGTGAGAAGGGCACAGGATTTCGTATACCACCTGCACTGCTTCGCGTGCATCGTGTGCAAGAGGCAGCTCGCGACAGGTGACGAGTACTACCTGATGGAGGACAGCAGGCTCGTGTGCAAGGCTGACTACGAGACCGCCAAACAGCGAG AAGCTGACTCAACAGCGAAAAGGCCACGAACGACCATCACAGCGAAACAGCTCGAGACCCTGAAAAACGCTTACAACAACTCTCCCAAACCGGCCCGACACGTACGAGAACAGCTATCGTCAGAAACTGGCCTAGATATGCGGGTTGTTCAG GTCTGGTTTCAGAACAGGCGAGCAAAAGAGAAGAGGCTAAAGAAGGATGCAGGCAGACAGAGGTGGGGACAGTACTTCCGCAACATGAAGAGGTCGCGAGGTAGTTCCAAATCAGACAAGGACAGCATCCAGGAGGAGGGCATGGACAGCGACGCTGAGGTCTCCTTTACAG ACGAGCCACCCATGTCGGAGCTCAGTCACTCCAATGGCATCTACAGCGGCCTGAGCGAGTCGTCTCCAGCCATGGGGGGCAGCCACGGCCCCTTCCCCCTGGAGCATGGAGTCCTCCCCTCTCAGGACCAGTACCGTGACATCCGCTCCAGCAGCCCCTACGGCCTACCCCAGTCCCCAGGTTCGCTTCAGGCACTGCCCAGGCACCAGCCCCTCATCTCCAGCCTGGTCTACCCTGACTCCGGCCTGTCAATCATGACCCAAGGTGGGGCCCCGGGGCTAAACCCAGGCATGAGAGGAGTGTTGGGGGGCACTAACGGCCCTAGCTCAGATCTGTCCACTGGCAGCAGTGGGGGCTACCCAGACTTCCCAGCGAGTCCAGCTTCCTGGTTGGATGAAGTGGACCACGGACAGTTTTGA
- the lhx3 gene encoding LIM/homeobox protein Lhx3 isoform X3: protein MLLEHPGSSCQNPVNFSRYSAGQEIPVCAGCNQHIVDRFILKVLDRHWHSKCLKCSDCQSQLADKCFSRGDSVYCKEDFFKRFGTKCAACQQGIPPTQVVRRAQDFVYHLHCFACIVCKRQLATGDEYYLMEDSRLVCKADYETAKQREADSTAKRPRTTITAKQLETLKNAYNNSPKPARHVREQLSSETGLDMRVVQVWFQNRRAKEKRLKKDAGRQRWGQYFRNMKRSRGSSKSDKDSIQEEGMDSDAEVSFTDEPPMSELSHSNGIYSGLSESSPAMGGSHGPFPLEHGVLPSQDQYRDIRSSSPYGLPQSPGSLQALPRHQPLISSLVYPDSGLSIMTQGGAPGLNPGMRGVLGGTNGPSSDLSTGSSGGYPDFPASPASWLDEVDHGQF from the exons AAATTCCTGTATGCGCTGGCTGTAATCAACACATCGTGGACCGCTTCATCCTCAAAGTGCTGGACCGCCATTGGCACAGCAAGTGCCTGAAATGCAGCGACTGCCAATCCCAACTAGCAGACAAGTGCTTCAGCCGGGGAGATAGCGTTTACTGCAAAGAAGACTTTTTTAA GAGATTTGGGACCAAATGCGCCGCGTGTCAGCAAGGTATTCCTCCAACGCAGGTGGTGAGAAGGGCACAGGATTTCGTATACCACCTGCACTGCTTCGCGTGCATCGTGTGCAAGAGGCAGCTCGCGACAGGTGACGAGTACTACCTGATGGAGGACAGCAGGCTCGTGTGCAAGGCTGACTACGAGACCGCCAAACAGCGAG AAGCTGACTCAACAGCGAAAAGGCCACGAACGACCATCACAGCGAAACAGCTCGAGACCCTGAAAAACGCTTACAACAACTCTCCCAAACCGGCCCGACACGTACGAGAACAGCTATCGTCAGAAACTGGCCTAGATATGCGGGTTGTTCAG GTCTGGTTTCAGAACAGGCGAGCAAAAGAGAAGAGGCTAAAGAAGGATGCAGGCAGACAGAGGTGGGGACAGTACTTCCGCAACATGAAGAGGTCGCGAGGTAGTTCCAAATCAGACAAGGACAGCATCCAGGAGGAGGGCATGGACAGCGACGCTGAGGTCTCCTTTACAG ACGAGCCACCCATGTCGGAGCTCAGTCACTCCAATGGCATCTACAGCGGCCTGAGCGAGTCGTCTCCAGCCATGGGGGGCAGCCACGGCCCCTTCCCCCTGGAGCATGGAGTCCTCCCCTCTCAGGACCAGTACCGTGACATCCGCTCCAGCAGCCCCTACGGCCTACCCCAGTCCCCAGGTTCGCTTCAGGCACTGCCCAGGCACCAGCCCCTCATCTCCAGCCTGGTCTACCCTGACTCCGGCCTGTCAATCATGACCCAAGGTGGGGCCCCGGGGCTAAACCCAGGCATGAGAGGAGTGTTGGGGGGCACTAACGGCCCTAGCTCAGATCTGTCCACTGGCAGCAGTGGGGGCTACCCAGACTTCCCAGCGAGTCCAGCTTCCTGGTTGGATGAAGTGGACCACGGACAGTTTTGA